In Cryptococcus tetragattii IND107 chromosome 11, whole genome shotgun sequence, a single window of DNA contains:
- a CDS encoding TATA-box-binding protein: MSGLALPKASNAGPSGSNSKSEERQMLDGEGSVATRPPQKAVASVPEITAVDGLVPTLQNIVATVNLDCRLDLKTIALHARNAEYNPRRFAAVVMRIRDPRTTALIFASGKMVVTGAKSEDDSRLASRKYARIIQKLGFEAKFAEFKIQNMVGSCDVKFPIRLEGLAFSHGAFSSYEPELFPGLIYRMLKPKVVILIFVSGKIVLTGAKVREEIYMAFNQIYSVLLEFRKTT, translated from the exons ATGTCCGGCCTCGCCCTTCCCAAAGCCTCGAATGCTGGCCCTTCCGGCTCCAATAGCAAGTCAGAAGAGAGACAAATGCTTGACGGGGAAGGATCTGTTGCCACAAGACCACCACAAAAGGCCGTCGCTAGTGTTCCAGAGATTACAGCGGTAGACGGTCTAGTGCCGACCTTACA AAACATTGTCGCAACCGTCAACCTCGACTGTCGTTTAGACTTGAAGACTATCGCCCTTCACGCTCGAAATGCGGAATACAACCCAAGA CGTTTCGCTGCCGTCGTCATGCGTATTCGTGACCCAAGAACAACGGCTTTGATTTTCGCTTCTGGAAAGATGGTCGTCACCGGTGCCAAATCTGAAGATGACTCCCGGTTAGCATCTCGTAAATACGCCCGAATCATCCAGAAGCTTGGTTTTGAGGCCAAGTTCGCCGAGTTCAAGATTCAGAACATGGTCGGCAGTTGTGACGTTAAGTTCCCTATCAGATTGGAAGGTCTGGCATTCAGCCACGGTGCATTCAGCAGTTACGAACCAGAA CTGTTCCCTGGCCTGATTTACCGTATGCTCAAGCCGAAAgtcgtcatcctcattttcGTGTCCGGCAAAATTGTCCTCACTGGCGCAAAAGTCAGAGAAGAAATTTATATGGCGTTCAACCAAATCTACTCTGTGTTGCTCG AATTCCGAAAGACGACATAA